The proteins below are encoded in one region of Gemmatimonadota bacterium:
- a CDS encoding DUF2961 domain-containing protein, with product MIGQTSLASLPSLRAYDSRRISSWNTSGENADFWRIEAGENRVIGEINGPGCIKHLWMTLGLPTEDYCRRIVLRMYWDGSAQPSVECPIGDFFGLGHGMRKDFITAPLQMSPQDGKGFNAWWPMPFRDKAVVEVENQGTEGYNHYFYIDYETYPTVEAVADQAYFHTQWRREANTRGWAYEEGLKPETYRNDPRWSNLSERENYVICDVEGDGVYCGAHLDIDCFQRNPNDWYGEGDDMMFIDGEAWPPSLHGTGTEDWYHCAYCPTDEYNAPYHGIILYSGNEEWRWKGKNTVYRYHIEDPIRFRKSFHISIEHGHANKLSNDYSSTAYYYLSEPRRSGPALLPVEERLPRPDEPNYGE from the coding sequence ATGATCGGTCAGACCAGCCTGGCGTCGCTGCCCTCGCTGCGTGCTTACGACAGCCGCCGGATTTCCAGCTGGAATACCTCCGGAGAAAACGCCGATTTCTGGCGCATCGAAGCCGGCGAGAATCGCGTCATCGGCGAGATCAATGGCCCGGGATGCATCAAGCACCTGTGGATGACGCTCGGGCTCCCGACCGAGGACTACTGTCGCCGCATCGTGCTGCGCATGTACTGGGACGGCAGCGCGCAGCCGAGCGTGGAGTGTCCTATCGGCGATTTCTTCGGGCTGGGTCACGGCATGCGCAAGGATTTCATCACCGCCCCGCTGCAGATGAGCCCGCAGGACGGCAAGGGGTTCAATGCCTGGTGGCCCATGCCCTTCAGGGACAAGGCCGTGGTCGAAGTGGAGAACCAGGGGACCGAGGGATACAACCACTATTTCTACATCGATTACGAGACGTATCCGACGGTTGAAGCGGTGGCGGACCAGGCGTATTTTCACACGCAGTGGCGGCGGGAAGCCAACACCCGGGGATGGGCCTACGAGGAAGGACTCAAGCCGGAAACCTACCGGAACGACCCGCGCTGGTCGAATTTGAGCGAGCGGGAAAACTACGTCATCTGCGACGTCGAAGGTGACGGCGTCTACTGCGGTGCCCACCTGGACATCGACTGCTTCCAGCGGAACCCGAACGACTGGTACGGCGAGGGAGACGACATGATGTTCATCGACGGCGAGGCGTGGCCGCCGTCGCTGCACGGGACCGGCACGGAGGACTGGTACCATTGCGCCTACTGCCCGACCGACGAGTACAACGCGCCTTATCACGGCATCATTCTCTACAGCGGCAACGAAGAATGGCGGTGGAAGGGCAAGAACACGGTCTACCGCTACCATATCGAGGATCCGATCCGGTTTCGGAAAAGTTTCCATATTTCCATTGAGCACGGTCACGCGAACAAGTTGAGCAACGACTATTCGAGCACGGCGTATTACTACCTGTCCGAGCCGCGGCGGAGCGGACCGGCCTTGTTGCCAGTCGAGGAACGCCTGCCCCGTCCGGACGAACCGAACTACGGAGAGTGA
- a CDS encoding DUF2961 domain-containing protein, translating to MIGQTSLASLPTLRTYRSHRISSWDTTGANTDAWRIEAGEKRVIGQIDGPGCIKHIWMTLGIPSEDYCRRIVLRMYWDGCTEPSVECPIGDFFGLGHGMRKDFITAPLQMSPQDGKGFNAWWPMPFREKAVLEVENQGDEGYFHYFYIDCEAYPTVDAVADQAYFHVQWRREADTKGWAFEEGLKPDEYRNDPRWLNTSDRDNYVICEVEGNGIYCGAHLDIDCFQRNPNDWYGEGDDMMFIDGEAWPPSLHGTGTEDWYHGAYGPTTEFQAPYHGIILYSGNPDWRFKGKNTVYRYHVEDPIRFRKSFRMSIEHGHANKLSNDYASTAYYYLSEPRRGGPVLLPVEDRLPRPNEERYG from the coding sequence ATGATCGGTCAGACCAGTCTGGCGTCGCTGCCCACGCTGCGCACGTACAGGAGCCACCGGATTTCGAGCTGGGACACCACGGGCGCCAACACCGACGCCTGGCGGATCGAGGCCGGTGAGAAACGGGTCATCGGACAGATCGACGGTCCGGGGTGCATCAAGCACATCTGGATGACGCTCGGGATCCCGTCGGAGGACTACTGCCGCCGCATCGTGCTGCGCATGTACTGGGACGGTTGCACGGAGCCGAGCGTGGAATGTCCCATCGGCGATTTCTTCGGCCTGGGTCACGGCATGCGCAAGGATTTCATCACCGCCCCGCTGCAGATGAGCCCCCAGGACGGCAAGGGATTCAACGCGTGGTGGCCCATGCCCTTCAGGGAAAAGGCCGTGCTGGAAGTGGAAAACCAGGGCGACGAAGGCTACTTCCATTACTTCTACATCGACTGCGAGGCCTATCCCACCGTTGACGCGGTGGCGGATCAGGCGTATTTTCACGTACAGTGGCGCCGGGAGGCTGATACGAAGGGCTGGGCCTTCGAGGAAGGGCTCAAACCCGACGAATACCGGAACGACCCGCGCTGGCTGAACACGAGCGACCGGGACAACTACGTCATCTGCGAGGTCGAGGGCAACGGCATCTACTGCGGCGCCCACCTGGACATCGACTGCTTTCAGCGGAACCCGAACGACTGGTACGGCGAAGGCGACGACATGATGTTCATCGATGGCGAGGCGTGGCCGCCGTCGCTGCACGGCACGGGCACCGAAGACTGGTATCACGGCGCATACGGCCCGACGACGGAGTTCCAGGCGCCGTACCACGGGATCATTCTCTACAGCGGCAACCCGGACTGGAGATTCAAGGGCAAGAACACCGTATACCGGTATCACGTCGAAGATCCGATCCGGTTTCGGAAAAGTTTCCGCATGTCCATAGAGCACGGCCATGCGAACAAATTGAGCAACGACTACGCCAGCACGGCCTACTATTACCTCTCCGAGCCTCGGCGCGGCGGACCGGTCCTGCTGCCGGTCGAAGATCGCCTGCCGCGGCCGAACGAGGAACGGTACGGCTGA
- a CDS encoding phytanoyl-CoA dioxygenase family protein: protein MLSQEQVEFYHENGYMTVDKVLSDAEVADLQHVTDEFVQKAAAFTDHTDFYDLEPGHSAHDPQVRRLKSPIDHHDVYMRTIKHDNILDIVAQLIGDDIRTNGNKLNMKSADYGSPVEWHQDWSFYPHTNDDILAVGVCIDEMTEANGALLVIPGSHKGPTYNHHQDGRFCGAVNDPDFTPDNVVALEVPAGGISIHHVRTLHGSAPNYSGAPRRLLLFQMAAADAWPLTGAGDWDVFNGNLLRGEPTNMPRMADLPVRMPLPGPERGGSIYETQSVLENKTWAR from the coding sequence ATGTTATCCCAGGAACAGGTTGAGTTCTACCACGAGAACGGTTACATGACCGTCGACAAAGTGCTATCGGATGCGGAAGTCGCGGACCTGCAGCATGTGACGGACGAATTCGTGCAAAAAGCGGCCGCCTTTACCGATCACACGGATTTTTACGATCTCGAGCCGGGTCACTCGGCGCACGATCCGCAGGTGCGCCGCCTCAAAAGCCCGATCGATCACCACGACGTGTACATGCGCACCATCAAACACGACAACATCCTGGACATCGTCGCGCAGCTGATCGGCGACGACATCCGGACCAACGGCAACAAGCTGAACATGAAGTCCGCCGACTACGGCAGCCCGGTGGAATGGCACCAGGACTGGTCCTTTTATCCCCACACCAACGACGATATCCTGGCCGTGGGCGTCTGCATCGATGAGATGACCGAAGCCAACGGCGCCCTGCTGGTGATACCGGGCTCCCACAAAGGCCCGACTTACAATCACCACCAGGACGGACGGTTCTGCGGCGCGGTGAACGATCCCGACTTCACCCCGGATAACGTCGTGGCGCTCGAAGTGCCCGCGGGCGGGATATCGATCCATCACGTCCGGACGCTGCATGGTTCGGCGCCGAACTATTCAGGCGCACCACGGCGCTTGCTCTTGTTCCAGATGGCTGCCGCCGACGCCTGGCCGCTCACGGGAGCGGGCGACTGGGACGTTTTCAACGGCAACCTCCTCCGGGGCGAACCGACCAACATGCCGCGCATGGCCGACCTGCCCGTACGCATGCCCCTGCCCGGCCCGGAACGAGGCGGCTCGATCTACGAGACCCAGTCGGTCCTCGAGAACAAGACCTGGGCCCGGTAA
- a CDS encoding DUF393 domain-containing protein, producing the protein MLFFDGVCGLCNRFVDFMLRSDSQHRFRYAPLQGETARRLLGVDGDASGRGPGSNEAGVHQVSGREADDPRSFIFLDKDRHFDQSNAVLHALIRLGGAWRLTAVLYVFPRPLRDFIYRIVARNRYRWFGRREACRLPTPEERDRFLP; encoded by the coding sequence ATCCTGTTTTTCGATGGCGTGTGCGGTCTCTGCAACCGGTTCGTCGACTTCATGCTGCGGTCGGATAGCCAGCACCGCTTCCGGTATGCGCCATTGCAGGGCGAAACCGCGCGACGTCTGCTGGGGGTGGACGGCGATGCCAGCGGCCGCGGGCCCGGAAGCAACGAAGCCGGCGTCCACCAGGTCAGCGGGCGCGAGGCGGACGACCCCCGATCCTTTATATTCCTCGATAAAGACAGGCATTTCGACCAGTCCAACGCGGTTTTGCACGCCCTGATACGATTGGGTGGCGCATGGCGCCTGACTGCCGTGCTGTATGTTTTTCCACGTCCCCTGCGCGATTTCATTTATCGCATCGTCGCGCGCAACCGGTACCGCTGGTTCGGCAGGCGTGAAGCATGCAGGCTGCCCACGCCCGAAGAACGCGATCGGTTTCTGCCGTGA